Part of the Kitasatospora sp. NBC_00374 genome is shown below.
AGGTCGTGCGCCATCAGCCCGGCCGAGCCGCGCAGGAAGGCGAACGGCGAGGCAGCCATCCGGCCGACCCGTATCGGCACCAGGTGCTCCAGGCGCCCCAGGTTCGCCTGCTCGACCGCGGCCACCACACTCGGCCGGTCCGGTGCCGGGGCGAAACCGGCATGCGACCCCCGCGGGGTCTTCTCGCGCAGTGCCCTGCCGCGCTCCTTGCCGCTTCCCTGCGGAGGCCACGGCGCGAAGCCCGGCGCCGCGAGCCTCCGCTCGGCTCTCGCCGCCGGTTCCCCGCCGTCCACCCTGTGCTCGCGCATCCCCACCACCGGACTCCGTTCCGCTTCCATGCCCTCAGCTGACGTTCCCGCAGGCCCTGCCGGTTCCCGCAGCGTCGAACCGTACCGCTGAACCACCGGCCGGGCCCACCGCCACCCCCGGCGGCTGTGACAGCATGGCCGTATGGCTCACGACATCCGCGCCCTCGACGAGGGCTACCTCGCGTTCTGGCGCGAGCGCCTCCTGTGCACCCTGACCACGCTGCGCCCGGACGGCACTCCGCACGTGGTGCCGGTCGGCGCGACCTTCGACCCGGTCGGCGGCATCGCGCGGGTGATCACCAACCGGGCCAGCCACAAGGCGCGGAACGTGCGCGCGGCGGGCGAGGGCGGGATGCGGGTGGCGATCTGCCAGGTGGACTGGGCGCGTTGGGCCACGCTGGAGGGGGTCGCGGTGGTCCGCGACGACGCCGAGGCGGTGGCCGAGGGCGTCCGCCGCTACACCGAGCGGTACCGGGAGCCCCGGGTGAACCCGGACCGCGTGGTGATCGAGATCACCGTGGACCGGGCGCTCGGCCGGGCCTGAGCCGGGGCCGGTCGGCCCGGAGGCCGGTGGTCAACGGACGATGCCGGCCGCCCGGGCGAGGCGGATCCAGTCGGGGAACTCCTTCATCAGCCGGTCGTAGACGTCCGGGTTGGAGCGCCCGAGCGGGTTCTGGCCGGCTCCGAAGTAGCCGGCGTTGTCGATGGTCCGCCCGCCGAGCGTGTCCAGGCTGCGCAGGAAGCGCAGGTGCCGGCTGTGGCCGAAGCCGACGAACTGCCAGAAGATCGGCAGCGAGCTGGACCGGCGCAGGAGTTCGCGGGTCTCCCGGCGGTCGAACGGCTCGCCGTCGGTCTGGAAGATGACGAAGGCCGGGTCGGTGGCACCGCTGCGGCCGTAGTGGTCGATCACGGCCTGCATCGCGGGGGCGAAGCGGGTGCCGCCCCACTCCAGCCGCTCCTGCAGCCGGTCGATCCGGCCCTGGTAGGCGTCCAGCGAGAGGTCGGCGACCAGCAGGACGCCGTTGGCGAAGAACACCACCGGGACGGTGCCGTCGTCGTCGAGGTTGGCCGACAGGCCGAGCGCCTGCTCGGCGAGGTGCTGCATGGTCCCGTTCTCGTAGAACCAGGTCATGCTCGCGGAGTGGTCGAGCACCAGGTAGACGGCGGCCCGCAGCGGGCCGAGGCCGGTCTTCGCCAGCGAGACGCCGGCCGCCTTGTAGAGGTCGACCAGGCCGGGCGCGGTCCGCTGGACCTTTTCGAGACTGATGGCGGGCACGGCCGTGGGCACCAGGGCCGGCACCACCGCGCTCGGCGGCACGGGCGCTGCGGCGGGCGCAGGCTCCTCGTCGACCTCCAGGCCGTACGCGGTGGCCATGCCGGCCGGTCCGGAGTCCCAGCCCTGGCCGACCGCCCGGACCTTCCAGCCGTCGCTCCGCCGGTAGAACTCGACCAGCGCGACGCAGGACTCGCCGTCGGTCAGCGCCGGCAGCGGGAACTCGATCCGGCTCGGTCCGCTCAGCACGGCCGCGCTCACCGCGGTGGCCGGGCCGAACGCGGCGGCGGCCGCGACGACGACCCGCTCGACCGACCCCGGCAGCCGCCGCAGGTCGGCGGTGACCGTGTCGCCGGCCACCGCGATCCCGTCCTGCGCGGGGTGGTTGTAGAAGACCAGGTCGAGATCGCCCCGGACCTTGCCGTCCGCGCCGAGCAGCACCGCGAAGAGGTCGAACGCAGGCCCCGCGACCGTGACCTCCACCCGGCACTCCCCGGACGGCAGTTGGGCGTTGGCCCCCTTGGCGAGCACGACGGTCACGGGCATCTCCGGTGGGTGGACGGACGGGAGGCTGAGCACAGCATTCTCCCCAGTCCCGGCCCGCGGCGCGGGACGATCGCCGAAACCGTCCAGCCCGCCGACGGGGCCCGGCGCGCGGCCGGACCCCGCGGCCGGACGGTCAGTTGACCGCGACCGCCGACCAGGCCGCCGCGACCGCCGCGTACTCGGCGCTGCCCGCGCCGTACAGGTCGGTGGCCGCCTTCAGGGTGGCGGTGCGGGCACCCGCGTAGTTGGTGGTGGAGGTCATGTACGTGGTCAGGGCGCGGTACCAGACCTTGCCGACCTTGTCCCGGCCGATACCGGCGACGGTGGAGCCGTTGCAGGTGGGGCTGTTGTAGCCGACCCCGTTGATCACCTTGGCGCCGCTGCCCTCGGCGAGCAGGTACGCGAAGTGGTTGGCCACGCCCGAGGAGTAGTGCACGTCCAGGTTGCCGACACCCGAACTCCAGCAGTCGGCGGACTTGGTGTCCTTGGAGGGCTGGTCCATGAAGCGCAGCGCGGCCTTGCCGAAGCCGGGCTTCACGATCTCCTCGCCGATCAGGTAGTCGCCCGGGTCGGAGGGATTGGCCGCGTACCACTCGACCAGGGTGCCCATGATGTCGGAGGTGGCCTCGTTGAGGCCGCCGGACTCGCCCGAGTAGTTGAGCTTGGCGGTGCGCGAGGTGACGCCGTGGGACATCTCGTGCCCCGCGACGTCCAGTGCGACCAGCGGGCCGAAGGTGCTCCCGTCCCCGTCGCCGTAGGTCATGCAGAAGCAACTGTCCTGCCAGAAGGCGTTGTTGTAGTTGCTCCCGTAGTGCACCCGGTTGTACGAGCCCTTGCCGTCGCCGGCGATTCCGCTGCGGCCGTGCACGTTCTTGTAGTAGTCCCAGGTGGTGTTGGTGCCGTACTGGGCGTCCACGGCGGCGGTGGCGCGGTCGGCGGTGGTGCCGGTGCCCCAGTGGTTGTCCGCGTCGGTGAACAGGGTGGCGGGGGCCCGGCTGAGGCAGATCGAGCCGAAGCACAGGTCGGTCTTGTTGGCGGCGTCGCCGGTGTAGGTGTTGCCGCGGGTCGGGTCCTTCAGCTGGTAGGTGCTGCCGGAGACGGTCGACTCCAGCGGCACCGTGCCGCTGTAGAGCGAGGCGCCGTCGCCGGCCGCCGTCTCCAGGCCGTCCCAGGAGGCGATCGACCGGCCGGTCGCGGCGTCGGTCAGGACGGTGCGGGCCACCGGGTTGCCGAGGTAGTCGAGCCCGGCGGCGGTGGTCTGCCAGGCCAGTCGAGGTGTGCCGTGGCTGGCGTCGACCACCAGCTGCGGCTTGGTCGAGCCCGGTGCGGCGGTGGTCCGGCCGGGGTTCGCCTCGCGCAGCGCCGCGTCCGCCTGCTCGGCGGCGACGCCCGCGCCGACGGCCGGCGTGGTGCTGCGCACGGCGGGCGCGGCCGTACTGGCGCGGTCCGCACCCCGGTAGGCGCCGTTCGGCGCGAGGTGCACGACCACGTCGCCGCCGAGTACCGGGAGGCCGGCGAAGCTGCGGTCGTAGCGGACGTGCTGGCTGCCGTCGGCGTCGATCACCACGTCCCGGACGGCACGCGACTGGCGTTCGGTGACGCCGAGTTCGCCCGCGTGCGCGGTCAGCGCGGCCTCGGCGCGGGCGACGGCGGTGGCCGGGGTCGGCCGACCGCCCTGCTCGGCGGCGGGCGCGGCCTGCGCGGTGACGGCGAGCAGGGTGCCGGCCGCGAGGGCGACGGTGGTGGCGAGGGCGGTGGTGCGGGTCCTGGTGCGCATCGGGCTCCTCGGGTGCGTGGGGGAGTCCGGGGCCGGGCGGCAGCAGGGCGCGCCGGGTCCCGGGTGGGAGTGGCGCTGAACCTGAGGGCGCGCTGGGCCGGGAACCGGCGGCCGGCGCTGGGATACGCTGTTTTACATGTCCAGGACAGGATCCGTCCAGGGGGCCTGCTCCCGTACGAGGATGACGAGGCGTCCAGACCGCCCGCCCGCACCCCGTCCCCGGTCGAGACCCCCGCGGCGGGTGACCGGCACCGGGGATGCAAAGAGGGTGCGGCCCCCGGCCCCACGGGTGTTGGATGGACGGATGACGGATGCCGCCCTCGATCGCCTGCACCTCGCCGTACGACGGACCCGGGAGCACACGGCCGGCCGGGCCACCACCGGCCTGAGCCACCAGGCCGCCGACGACACCCTCGGTACCTTCGCCACCGACGGCGCGCACGGATTCGACCCGTTCCCATTGCTGGGCGCCCTGCACCGGGCGGGCGCCCGGGTGGTGGTGATCGGTCAGGTGGCCGGGATCCTGCACGGCTCGACCGAGCTCACCGGTGACCTGGACCTGCTCTGGGACGGGGACCTCGCGCAGTCCGGCGCGCTCGCCGCGGCGTTCGCCGAGGTCGGCGCCCGGCTCGCCGACGAGGACGGCGTGGAGCTGCCCATGGGCCCGGACGCCTTCCGGCTGCGCAAGCTCGACTTCTCCTCGCCCGCCGCGGGCGGCGACTGCTGCACCCCGGCCCTGCCCTGGGGCGTCCTGCCGGTCGGGGACTTCCTGAACCGCGCCCTGACCGCGACCGCCCCCGACGGCACCCAGGTCCACTACCTCCGCCGCGACGACCTGATCCTGATGCGCCGGGCCGTCGCCCGTCCCAAGGACCTGCGGCGCGCGGCGGAGCTGGACCGCCTCTGACGGGGTGTGGGCCGCGGCACGCCGGGGCCCCCTTGTGCCGGTGTCCGACGGCCCGTTAACTCGCAGTGCCAGAAGACGGGGCGCCGCGCGCAGGGCGGCGCCCGACCGGAGGAGAGGACCACGTCCGTGGTGCAGCAGCACACCGACCAGTACATCGACGGGGCCTGGCGGCCCTCGCTCGCCGAGGCGCGGATCGAGGTGCTCAACCCGGCCACCGAGGAGCTGGTGGCCACCGTCCCGGCGGGCGGCGCGGCGGACGTCGACGCCGCCGTCGCGGCGGCCCGGGCGGCGGCCCGGAGCTGGGGCCGGACCACCCGGGAGGAACGGCTGGTGCCGCTGGGCCGGCTGTGCGACGGGCTGGCCGCCCGGCGGCAGGAGATCGCCGAGACCGTGGTCGCCGAACTGGGCAGCCCGATCAGGTTCGCCACCGCCGTCCAGGCCACGCTGCCGCTCACGGTGGCCCGTTCCTACCTGGACATCCTCGCCAAGTACGAGTTCGAGGAGCAGGTCGCCAACTCCACGGTGTACGCCGAGCCGGCCGGCGTGGTCGCCGCCGTCACGCCGTGGAACTACCCGCTGCACCAGATCGTCGCGAAGGTCGTGCCCGCGCTCGCGGCCGGCTGCACCGTCGTCCTCAAGCCCGCCGAGTACACCCCGCTGGTGGCCCGGCTGTTCGCCGAGCTGGTGCACGACGCGGGTTTCCCGCCCGGGGTGTTCAACCTGGTGACCGGTGTCGGTACGGAGGCGGGTGCGGCGCTGGTCGAGCACCCGGACGTCGACCTGGTGTCGTTCACCGGTTCCACCGCCGTCGGCCGGGCGATCGGCGCCGCGGCCGGGCGGGGGGTCAAGCGGGTCGCGCTGGAGCTCGGCGGCAAGTCCGCGAACGTCGTCCTGCCCGGTGCCGACCTGGCTCGCGCGGTCAAGGCGAACGTGGCCAACGTCCTCGCCAACTCCGGCCAGACCTGCACCGCCTGGACGCGGCTGCTGGTGCACCGGGACCAGTACGAGGAGGCCGTCGCGATCGCGGCCGAGGCCGCCGCCACGTACCTCCCCGGTGATCCGGCCCTCGCCGCCACCCGCCTCGGGCCGGTGGCGAGCGCGAGCCAGCGCGAGCGGGTCCGCGCGTACATCACCGGCGCCGTGGCGCAGGGCGCGCGCCTGGTCGCGGGCGGCGCGCAGGCGCCGGAGGGCCTGGACCGCGGCTACTACGTCCGTGCGACCGTGCTGGCGGACGTCACGGCCGAGATGACGGTGGCGCAGGAGGAGGTGTTCGGGCCGGTGCTCTCGATCCTCGCCTACCGGGACGAGGAGCACGCCCTGGAGATCGCCAACGGCACCGACTACGGGCTGGCGGGCGGGGTCTGGGCCGCCGACAACGAGACCGCCGCGGCCTTCGCCCGCCGGATGGACACCGGACAGGTGGACATCAACGGTGGCCGCTTCAACCCGGCGGCGCCGTTCGGCGGCTACAAGTCCTCGGGGGTCGGCCGCGAACTCGGCCGGCACGGACTCGCGGAGTTCCTCCAGACGAAGTCGCTGCAGTTCTGAGCGGCCCGCGCGGTACGGCCCGAGCACCTCTCGGGCCGCACCGGCGAAGGGTGTTGCCGCAGGTCGTGGCGTGGATCACGCATCGCGCGTAGAGTCGGCCGAGAGCTCCGCGGGGCCGGGCGGCGGTCCGTCGGTTCCCACGTCCGAGGCCGGATCGGCCCGCGCGCCGTTGGTGGATAACCACAGTTCCCAGGCCGGGCGGGATGCTCCAGAGTGAGCTCCGACGGATCACCGGTCAGCGCCTCTTGCCCCGTTTTGTGCTGATTCGACCACCTCGACGGTCGGCCAGGCTCGGCGCAGTGCAAGGGATGCAGGCTCCGTCCCCGACGACGGACCTCCGCCGACCGGCCGCCAGCCCATCCCGCAGCGGCCCCCAGGGCAACGGACGAGGTCCACGCTGCGTACCCCGGCAGCTCCAGTGGCGCGATCATCCCCCCCTCACCTTCCCTCCCCCAGGAAGCGGCACCACCATGCTCGACGACTCCCGCGTACCCTCACGCCTGCTCGCCACCCTCGGCGCGGGCAGCCTGCTGCTGGCCGGCTGCGGTTCCGCCGGCAGCGGCCCGGACACCAGCCCGAACGGTCTCCGGGCGCGCCTGCCGGAACAGATCAAGAAGGCCGGTGTGCTGCGCGTCGCCTCGGACCTCAACTACGCGCCGGTCGACTTCAGGGGCGGCGACGGCCGCCCGGCCGGCCTCGACCCGGAGCTCGCCGCCGCCCTCGGCACGTACCTCGGACTGCGCGTGGAGTTCGTGGACATGCCCTTCGAGAAGGTCATCCCGGCGGTGCAGGCGAAGGAGGTCGACCTCGCGATGTCGGCCGTCATCGACACCCGCCGCAGGCAGAACGGCACCGACGACTACAACCGGCAGGTCGACCCGGGCGTCGACTTCGTCGACTACTTCATGACCGGCACCTCGATCCTGGTGAAGGCCGGCAACCCCCTCAACATCAGCACGCTGGACCACCTGTGCGGGCGCACCGTCGCGGTGCAGCGCGGCACCATCCAGGACGAGCTGGCCCAGCGCCAGACGGCGGCCTGCACCAAGCTCTCCAAGCCGCTGCAGATCCACCAGGTGGACACCGACGACAAGGCGCTGGCGGAGGTCGCGGCGGGCACGGCCGCCGCCGACCTGAACGACTACCCGGTGGCCGAGTACAACACCAAGTCCCCCGAGCGCGGCGGCAGGTTCCAGCTGGCCGGCGGCTACCTCCAGCCCGGCCCGTACGGCATCACGCTGAACAAGGCGAGCACCGGGCTGCAGTACGCCCTGGCCAAGGCGCTCGACCAGCTGATCCGCAACGGCGAGTACGACAAGCTGCTCGCCAAGTGGAACGTCCAGTCGGGCGCCGTCACCAGCGCGGTCGTCAACGGCGGTCTGTAGCAGTCGAATCGGCCCCCGGTCGCCCCGGTCCGGTTCGCGGGGGCGGGCCGGGGGCGGCCGGGCGGCCCCGCGCTCAGGACTCGGGCAGGGCGTCCAGGTAGACCCAGCGGCCCTCGTGCCGGCGGAAGCGGCTGTTCTCCTCCATCACGCCCGTCTCGCCCCGGTCCGAGAAGTGCGCCCGGAACGACACGGTGCCCTCGCTGTGGAACGCCCCGCCGTCCGTACCGCCCAGGATCTCCAGCCGCACCCACCGCAGTTGACGGTCCAGCTCGACCCCCGGCGGCCGGGTGTCCGGATCCCAGCTGTGCAGCAGGTAGACGGCGTCCCGGACGGCGAAGGCGCTGAACCGCGACCTCATCAGCTGTTCGGCCGTCACCGCCTCGGCCACGCCCCGGTGCAGCCGGCCGCAGCACTCGCCGTACGTCGCGGGCAGCCCGCACGGGCAGGGCGAGGCATCGGTGACCGGTGCGGGCGCGGGCCGGGCAGGGGTCTTCGGGCGCTTGGCGGTACGTCGACTCATACCCGCCATTGTCCCGGACGCGCGGACCCCGGTCGCCCGGACCCCGGCCGCCCCGGCCCGGGGCGGTCAGCCCTCCAGCGCCAGCCGAAGCCCGAAGCCGGCGATCACCGTGCCGGTGACCCGGTCCAGCGTGCGGCGCGCGGACGGCCGCCGCAGCCAGCCGGACAGCGCCTGGGCGAAGCCGACCAGGGCCGCCGACCAGACCAGTCCGAGCAGGATGTGGACGCACGTGAGCAGCACACCGGTGGTCAGGTGCGGGGCGCCCGCGGGGATGAACTGGGGCAGCACGGCGACGTAGAAGACACCCACCTTGGGGTTGAGCAGGTTGGTCAGGGTGCCCCGCCGCCAGCCGTCGCCCACGCGGCCGCGGCCGGTCAGCAGCTCGGCGTCGTCCGGGAGGGGCCCGGGGGTGCGGCGCCAGGTGTCGTACAGCATCCGGGCGCCCATCCACAGCAGGTACCCGGCG
Proteins encoded:
- a CDS encoding M4 family metallopeptidase; translated protein: MRTRTRTTALATTVALAAGTLLAVTAQAAPAAEQGGRPTPATAVARAEAALTAHAGELGVTERQSRAVRDVVIDADGSQHVRYDRSFAGLPVLGGDVVVHLAPNGAYRGADRASTAAPAVRSTTPAVGAGVAAEQADAALREANPGRTTAAPGSTKPQLVVDASHGTPRLAWQTTAAGLDYLGNPVARTVLTDAATGRSIASWDGLETAAGDGASLYSGTVPLESTVSGSTYQLKDPTRGNTYTGDAANKTDLCFGSICLSRAPATLFTDADNHWGTGTTADRATAAVDAQYGTNTTWDYYKNVHGRSGIAGDGKGSYNRVHYGSNYNNAFWQDSCFCMTYGDGDGSTFGPLVALDVAGHEMSHGVTSRTAKLNYSGESGGLNEATSDIMGTLVEWYAANPSDPGDYLIGEEIVKPGFGKAALRFMDQPSKDTKSADCWSSGVGNLDVHYSSGVANHFAYLLAEGSGAKVINGVGYNSPTCNGSTVAGIGRDKVGKVWYRALTTYMTSTTNYAGARTATLKAATDLYGAGSAEYAAVAAAWSAVAVN
- a CDS encoding aldehyde dehydrogenase family protein, coding for MQQHTDQYIDGAWRPSLAEARIEVLNPATEELVATVPAGGAADVDAAVAAARAAARSWGRTTREERLVPLGRLCDGLAARRQEIAETVVAELGSPIRFATAVQATLPLTVARSYLDILAKYEFEEQVANSTVYAEPAGVVAAVTPWNYPLHQIVAKVVPALAAGCTVVLKPAEYTPLVARLFAELVHDAGFPPGVFNLVTGVGTEAGAALVEHPDVDLVSFTGSTAVGRAIGAAAGRGVKRVALELGGKSANVVLPGADLARAVKANVANVLANSGQTCTAWTRLLVHRDQYEEAVAIAAEAAATYLPGDPALAATRLGPVASASQRERVRAYITGAVAQGARLVAGGAQAPEGLDRGYYVRATVLADVTAEMTVAQEEVFGPVLSILAYRDEEHALEIANGTDYGLAGGVWAADNETAAAFARRMDTGQVDINGGRFNPAAPFGGYKSSGVGRELGRHGLAEFLQTKSLQF
- a CDS encoding LysE family translocator; this translates as MALGTALWSFTLVVGLLTLTPGLDTALILRTAALGRRRQAWGVVLGIQTGTLIWGTLTSLGVTALLTASHLAYEALRWAGAGYLLWMGARMLYDTWRRTPGPLPDDAELLTGRGRVGDGWRRGTLTNLLNPKVGVFYVAVLPQFIPAGAPHLTTGVLLTCVHILLGLVWSAALVGFAQALSGWLRRPSARRTLDRVTGTVIAGFGLRLALEG
- a CDS encoding YchJ family protein, with translation MSRRTAKRPKTPARPAPAPVTDASPCPCGLPATYGECCGRLHRGVAEAVTAEQLMRSRFSAFAVRDAVYLLHSWDPDTRPPGVELDRQLRWVRLEILGGTDGGAFHSEGTVSFRAHFSDRGETGVMEENSRFRRHEGRWVYLDALPES
- a CDS encoding ABC transporter substrate-binding protein gives rise to the protein MLDDSRVPSRLLATLGAGSLLLAGCGSAGSGPDTSPNGLRARLPEQIKKAGVLRVASDLNYAPVDFRGGDGRPAGLDPELAAALGTYLGLRVEFVDMPFEKVIPAVQAKEVDLAMSAVIDTRRRQNGTDDYNRQVDPGVDFVDYFMTGTSILVKAGNPLNISTLDHLCGRTVAVQRGTIQDELAQRQTAACTKLSKPLQIHQVDTDDKALAEVAAGTAAADLNDYPVAEYNTKSPERGGRFQLAGGYLQPGPYGITLNKASTGLQYALAKALDQLIRNGEYDKLLAKWNVQSGAVTSAVVNGGL
- a CDS encoding VWA domain-containing protein, with translation MPVTVVLAKGANAQLPSGECRVEVTVAGPAFDLFAVLLGADGKVRGDLDLVFYNHPAQDGIAVAGDTVTADLRRLPGSVERVVVAAAAAFGPATAVSAAVLSGPSRIEFPLPALTDGESCVALVEFYRRSDGWKVRAVGQGWDSGPAGMATAYGLEVDEEPAPAAAPVPPSAVVPALVPTAVPAISLEKVQRTAPGLVDLYKAAGVSLAKTGLGPLRAAVYLVLDHSASMTWFYENGTMQHLAEQALGLSANLDDDGTVPVVFFANGVLLVADLSLDAYQGRIDRLQERLEWGGTRFAPAMQAVIDHYGRSGATDPAFVIFQTDGEPFDRRETRELLRRSSSLPIFWQFVGFGHSRHLRFLRSLDTLGGRTIDNAGYFGAGQNPLGRSNPDVYDRLMKEFPDWIRLARAAGIVR
- a CDS encoding pyridoxamine 5'-phosphate oxidase family protein translates to MAHDIRALDEGYLAFWRERLLCTLTTLRPDGTPHVVPVGATFDPVGGIARVITNRASHKARNVRAAGEGGMRVAICQVDWARWATLEGVAVVRDDAEAVAEGVRRYTERYREPRVNPDRVVIEITVDRALGRA